The region GGCTCCCGAAGAGGTGGCCAAGGCCATTGAGGAGGTCAACAAAGCGGTGGCTGGGGAGGATGATGACAAGCCCGAGGCAGAGACTCCAGAGCCGGAAGCAGAATCAgtttcagctccagctccagttccagtacCCGTTGAAAGGAAGATTGAGTCAGAGGACGAGTCAAAGCCAAAAACTGAGGAGATCATCCCAGCGACAGCAGCGCGTACACCCTCTCCCGTTGAGGCTCAAGTGGAGGTTGTGCAGCATGTGCAAAACGGCGAGACCGctgcagctacagcagcaCCTGCCACAAATGGCCAGGACACCGATGGCATCACCATTTCCCACACCAATGGCCAAAGCAGCGATGGCCCCAGCATACCCTCGCCGGACCCCAGCGGTGCTCTTGGCGTCAACTACGAGCCCAAGACGGTGGTTAGCTTCTCACAGGAGCTGGGCGGTGGCGAGAACAACTATCCCGACACGGTCAAGGTGGTGACCTCTGAGTCCTCCGACGGAGAGCTGAAGGATCTGGCCAAACTGAAGTTCGACATCAAAAACGATGGCCAGGCGGACGATGTCCAGGTGACGCCCGTGCTGCGTGCGGAGTAAATGTGCGGACTCTGGCCAGGATTAGTTCAATTGTTGTTAAAAGGGCAGGCGAGGCGAGGCCAgacgagagaaagagagagagagagagagagagctatctatgtattgtattttgtgtTAGCTGCTAAGTTGATTATGAGAAATGTTgccaaatttaattttatgcttCGCGCATCAGTCAGTATCGAGTATCGAGAATGGACAATGGAAAACGGATAAAGGATTATGGATTATGGACAATGGATCATCCATGAAGCCCTAACCAGATTGGACTATGACCATGGAAATAGCCAGCTGTTGAAGGGAGCTGTTGTTGGCTGCTAAGCCTGCTAAACTAAACCAAACTACATTTATTTCAATAGAAACCATTtgctttatttaaataaattattattattaaaaacgaACATTGCTTGGCATTTCCCTTGGATTTTGTTTGATTCTCTTgaagtatttcaaagataggACTAATCAGCCTTCGATAAAGTTGGTTTATAACAGATAAGAGAGCACGAACATTCGTTCTAAAGTCCGCCAAAAGTaaagttttattaaaaatttctTGTCGAAGAATTGTCTGGACGGCTTTCGGCTGATGGATACAATATAAATCCCCATGTGGTTTGGGGACCTCGCACCGATCTCAATGAATGCATTacttttgtgaatgaaaaAACGAAAGTGTTGGCTGAGGTCTAGCATTGAACCCTGAGGTGTAGCTGTCCTTCGCTTCGATATGCTCTACCGGCAATCAGTTGCCTTCCATGATTAATTGCCTCGATTCGGTGGGTCTTGTCTGTACGCGATAGTCAGTGATTGATTGCGAACATAATAAATTATAAcataataatttaattgaattggaaAAGACCGACTGTGGACGGCTGAATGGTGAATCATAGACACCGACCGAGTCACGTGGGTTCCATGTAGAAGACACCTGTACCTGTCAGGGGTTGGACCCGGTAGCGGCAGTGGCCCGGTAACCATGTCAACTTTTGGCCCAGGCGGACCGGCCGACTGTTTTGGGGGTTGCAGTGCTGACCAGCATTACCAACATCTGTCCTGCACCTGACCCGTTACACATGCGTTAAATCGATATGCCGCAGCCATGAGGTGGTTGTTTTccccttttggccaaaacaaagtGCCGCTCGACCATGGCACAACTAACGAATTGTCAAATGGGGTTCAGTTCAGTTTAATCCTTAGTTCGAAATCAGTTGGCCATGGCACTCCTGTCAGTTGAAAACTGACTACTTAGATGAGTTGCCCCCCGATTTCTGATTACTAATTTGCAAGCGATTATGGATCTAAGTCTTCAGGGCTCGCAGGTAGGTGGACTAGACTCCCTCTACTATTATCCTGTTTCGCTGTACTCAAACTTTGGACGCAGATAAACCTCGCCACACGACAGAAATTGAAACCGAAGTACAACAGTCGCTCGTTGACGACTCTCCACAATCCGAGCCCGCACTTTCGGCCCCGTTCGGCAAACTTCCTGCAGCAACGCAGTCGCTCCTCGCCCTTCCTGGGACGACCACAGTCCGCGGACCCGAAGTTCGGACAACGGCTGAGCGTCTACTTCAACGATAAGGAGCTCAAGTCCCACAGCAAGGTTTGTTGAGCATACCACAAGCATATTAAGGATCTTTCCATCATTTTAATATCTTATACATCTTCAGCGCCAAGTGTCTTCCAACGATTTGCTCAAGACCCTGCTGGGGGAGCCCATCAAACGGAGCTGGTTGTGCCGCAGCGCCAGCGCGTGCAACTCTTCAGAGTCGGACTTCTCCTCGCAAAAGCGCACTCCGGACAGCAGCGagggagagcagcagctggagcgcTTCCTGGTGACTATGCCCGTCGGGGATAAGAACAAGTCCTTTGGTACCAACTGGacgggccagagccagggccagggccagggtcAGGGTCTCAGCAATGCGACCCTGCTGCAGAAGACAGCCAAGCCGGATCTGCCGGGGCGTGTGTCCTTCAGCAAACCCAACATGCACCACGATGCAGACTCTAGCGACTGCGACAATGACAAGCAGGAAGCACGGCCCAGCATCTCGGCTCCCGGCCCAATAGCTCTGCCCAGCTTCCACAGCAAGGCGGAGCCCCCGGATTCGGCTGGCCAGAAGAAATCCGTGCACTTTGGCTCTACCGCAGCCGAGGGCGAAGTTCTGGCCGAGACGTACGAGTACCCCAAGTGCCCCTCGGAGAACTGCACCTGCAGTACGCgttcctcctccaccaccagcATGAATGAGGCCTCTTCCGCTGAGGTCAAGTGTGCCTGCGACACCCCCAGCTGTCGCTTTATGGAGTCCACTCCGCTCCTGGACATGGCGCTTCCATCTCcgccctctccccctctgctGGTTCCCCAAAAGTCCACCACGCCAGAGCTAAACGTCATCAGGGAGTACAAGCAGGCAGTGGGGGTTCAGATCGTAAGGAACCATCTCGGCACGGACCGTTCACCCAAGCATAAGGAGCCGTTGAACAACATCGAGCCGCTTCCCAGCTATCTGGACAAGTATGCCCCAGTTCCAACACagtcagcggcagcggcaccgGCCAAGGAGAAGCAGAACAATCTATCCGAGACCAAGAACCTGGCCACTATTATTCCAAAGGGCTCTCCGAAGAATAACAGCACCAACAGTGCCTCCTGCCAGCAGTACCCCAGTGCCAGCGGTCGGAACTTTGGGGCCGAAAACAACTTTCTCCCAGCGGTGCATGATGACCGACGAAAgtacggcaacggcaacagcaacagcagcgcagACTCGGTCATTAACAACTACCTGAAGGTGGCATCCACTCCGCCATTTGTGggaaagaagaaggagaatgTAAAGCCCGCCAGTGCCgaggccaacaacaacagaatcaGCAAGTCGAAGCTCCCAAAGACAGGAATACCCATTAGCGCCTGTCCCGCTGGGAAGCTCAAGAAGGCGGTCAGTGTGGGGAGCCTGCGGGAGGAGCGCAAGCTCAGTGAATACAATCTGGACAAGGTGGACAGCTGGATGAGCAtacaggagcagaagcaggctCGTGCCCAGTTTGAGGAGTTGCACAAGCAGAGACTGGACGGGAATGGTCTGGAAGATGCCAATGACATCGATAGTGGGTCACAGCTGTCCCTGAAGTCAAACGAAGACTCCAGGGACTCCACCTACGACGAGATCGTGTCGGTGATCAAGGAGATCGAAGAGGACAAGAAGAGAGGTAAATTGTTAGACAGAGTGGAGTATATACCCCGCTCCTTCTTCCTTAAACTGATCTCGGTCCTAATAGAATATCATCTTTATAGACAACTATGCCGAACGTCTTCCCAACGACCTTAAGCTCAACCTAAAGTTGGATTCGCGCTGCGAAACCGCCGAAACGGGGACTATGAGTGAGGGACCTGTCCAGGAGAGCGGCGACAAGTACAAGTAAATATCGAGTTGAATAAGGTCGAAATGAACTCTAAAGAAATAACGAGAATTTCAAACCGTTCTAGGGACATCTTGGCCTATCTGAACAATGTGGAAAGTAGCTGTGACAAGACGCTGATGGAAACGCGGCGGTCCATGCCGGATAGCAATCGTTCGGAGGTTGAGTTTGTGGTGGAACCCGACATCACAGACGAAGTGCCTAAGTAGGTGAACGATCCTGAACCTTTCTCCTAGCTTTTCTGATCGATTTGGCTCTGCTTTCCAGGCTATCGGAACTGTTGATGCTGCCCAACCATCAACTGGCCCGCCGTGTCATTGGCCTGAGCCTGCGGGCCAATGAGCTGGCCAATGCCATTCACCTGTCCAAGGAGCATGTGCTGCAGTTGCGCGAGGAGAAGCAGAAGTCGCTGCGGGCCGAGAAGGCAAACAATGCCGGCAAGCTGCGCGACCAGAAGAAACACTACGAGGAGGTGGTGTCCCGGCATCAGGGCTTTATTGAGCAGCTTCTGAAGGATAAGGGGTCGTTGTGCGAGAAGGTGGCTGCCCTGACGCGGCGCCTGGAGAGCCAGAACCAGGCCTGGGAACATCGACTGGAGACGGAGCTGACGCGGGCCAAGGAGACTACACTGGCGGGCGAGAAGATCCGACGCGAGCGCTGGGTCCGCGAGAACACCAAGAAGATTAAGGTGGGTTAGGTGGAGGCAAGTTTTTAATAGTTCTGTTTAATTTTTCTGACATTTCCACGTCCACTGGTAGGAGCTGACGGTGAAGGGCCTGGAGGCGGAGATCAACAAAATGAACTGCGACCATCA is a window of Drosophila pseudoobscura strain MV-25-SWS-2005 chromosome 3, UCI_Dpse_MV25, whole genome shotgun sequence DNA encoding:
- the dila gene encoding centrosomal protein of 131 kDa; the encoded protein is MDLSLQGSQINLATRQKLKPKYNSRSLTTLHNPSPHFRPRSANFLQQRSRSSPFLGRPQSADPKFGQRLSVYFNDKELKSHSKRQVSSNDLLKTLLGEPIKRSWLCRSASACNSSESDFSSQKRTPDSSEGEQQLERFLVTMPVGDKNKSFGTNWTGQSQGQGQGQGLSNATLLQKTAKPDLPGRVSFSKPNMHHDADSSDCDNDKQEARPSISAPGPIALPSFHSKAEPPDSAGQKKSVHFGSTAAEGEVLAETYEYPKCPSENCTCSTRSSSTTSMNEASSAEVKCACDTPSCRFMESTPLLDMALPSPPSPPLLVPQKSTTPELNVIREYKQAVGVQIVRNHLGTDRSPKHKEPLNNIEPLPSYLDKYAPVPTQSAAAAPAKEKQNNLSETKNLATIIPKGSPKNNSTNSASCQQYPSASGRNFGAENNFLPAVHDDRRKYGNGNSNSSADSVINNYLKVASTPPFVGKKKENVKPASAEANNNRISKSKLPKTGIPISACPAGKLKKAVSVGSLREERKLSEYNLDKVDSWMSIQEQKQARAQFEELHKQRLDGNGLEDANDIDSGSQLSLKSNEDSRDSTYDEIVSVIKEIEEDKKRDNYAERLPNDLKLNLKLDSRCETAETGTMSEGPVQESGDKYKDILAYLNNVESSCDKTLMETRRSMPDSNRSEVEFVVEPDITDEVPKLSELLMLPNHQLARRVIGLSLRANELANAIHLSKEHVLQLREEKQKSLRAEKANNAGKLRDQKKHYEEVVSRHQGFIEQLLKDKGSLCEKVAALTRRLESQNQAWEHRLETELTRAKETTLAGEKIRRERWVRENTKKIKELTVKGLEAEINKMNCDHQREVTELKRSHQMQLLDALEEARLKHEQIETGIRESCTQDRESIIEKERTAIRERFERQLQEEQRAQADQRQKLSEEFAAERERLQTELRQKESDYQAKRQEAQREQDIELEQAKFEMQERMAKQEEKYQNRINTIEQQYLSDFELWKAEYENKCKLDQAEKENAIRQHYRAERDRQLDELVVRMEADALQNGEEHEQKIARLKEKYEKDLTLAESVEKSLREKYAETRSKLAEADAQVRNSQAEVQQLQLELSHSKKMCGDIIGERDKLRENLNADIQSELSVLSERHKQEMEQLQKRVHHTIHRQEETIEVLKGDNDGLRQQCLKLNAVIRQQRKDYCVK